Proteins encoded by one window of Cucurbita pepo subsp. pepo cultivar mu-cu-16 chromosome LG14, ASM280686v2, whole genome shotgun sequence:
- the LOC111810639 gene encoding polyadenylate-binding protein-interacting protein 9-like, whose product MAAVAENSGEAAAAKNFDPQMKPKSQFDANNLAEMFSNLNPLAKEFFPSSYSHHDRQDFQFYYQNNTRSSAKAFHVADQLLDGDINRRRRSDFNNQGRRRMNNNRSVRAQQEESIRRTVYVSDIDKDVSEEELAKVFREFCGYVNDCRICGDPHSVLRFAFVEFANEHSARTAIGLSGTVVGSYPVKVLPSKTAILPVNPTFLPKSNDEWDMCTRTIYCTNIDKKVSQAEVKSFFETSCGEVTRLRLLGDQLHSTRIAFVEFAMAETALQALNCSGMILGSQPIRVSPSKTPVRPRVTRPGSMKPS is encoded by the exons ATGGCCGCGGTTGCTGAGAATTCCGGTGAGGCAGCGGCTGCCAAGAATTTTGATCCGCAGATGAAACCCAAATCACAATTTGATGCTAATAACCTCGCTGAAATGTTCAGTAATTTGAACCCTTTGGCTAAGGAGTTTTTCCCTTCCTCTTACTCTCATCATGATCGCCAagattttcaattctattaTCAAAACAATACTCGATCGTCGGCCAAAGCTTTTCACGTCGCCGATCAACTGTTGGACGGTGATATCAATCGCAGG AGACGAAGCGACTTTAATAACCAggggagaagaagaatgaataaCAATAGATCTGTCAGAGCTCAGCAAGAGGAAAGTATAAGGAGGACTGTCTATGTATCTGATATCGATAAGGAT GTCTCTGAAGAGGAGCTCGCCAAGGTATTCAGGGAGTTTTGTGGTTAT GTTAATGATTGCCGAATATGTGGCGATCCCCATTCAGTTCTTCGTTTTGCTTTTGTGGAGTTTGCTAATGAGC ATAGTGCTAGAACAGCCATAGGCCTTAGCGGGACGGTGGTCGGGTCTTATCCAGTTAAGGTATTGCCTTCAAAGACTGCCATTCTTCCTGTGAATCCTACCTTTCTCCCTAAG TCAAACGATGAATGGGATATGTGTACAAGAACTATCTACTGCACCAATATTGATAAGAAG GTATCTCAGGCTGAAGTTAAGAGTTTCTTTGAAACATCTTGTGGTGAG GTAACTCGCTTGAGGTTGTTGGGGGATCAGCTGCATTCGACCCGTATAGCGTTTGTCGAGTTTGCTATG GCAGAGACGGCTCTTCAAGCACTGAATTGCAGTGGCATGATCTTGGGATCTCAGCCAATCAG GGTAAGTCCTTCTAAGACGCCGGTTCGGCCACGGGTTACTCGCCCGGGAAGCATGAAGCCATCTTGA
- the LOC111809925 gene encoding heme-binding protein 2-like → MAMAAIVKLSLLATLILLILRPAYSELPPSCKRIECPSYDVIDSGKGFEIRRYDSPVWASTAPIPDISLHEATRTGFLKLFDYIQGKNKYNEKIEMTAPVITEVSPSDGPFCESSFVVSFYVPKVNQADPPPAKGLHIQRWKETYVAVRQFGGFVSDATIGAEAAALDESVYDTKWGAAISKSRGAGGAAIYTVAQYNSPFEFEGRVNEIWFLFDIEDAAAAAAAAQA, encoded by the exons ATGGCGATGGCCGCCATTGTCAAGCTCTCGCTTCTCGCAACCCTAATCCTTTTGATACTCAGGCCCGCCTACTCGGAGCTTCCTCCGTCGTGCAAGCGCATCGAGTGCCCTAGCTACGACGTCATCGACTCCGGCAAAGGGTTCGAGATTCGGCGCTATGATTCCCCTGTTTGGGCCTCCACCGCTCCAATTCCTGATATTTCTCTCCATGAAGCCACCAGAACAGGATTTCTCAA ATTGTTCGATTACATTCAAGGAAAGAACAAGTACAACGAAAAGATAGAAATGACTGCACCCGTGATCACAGAGGTTTCTCCGAGCGACGGACCCTTTTGTGAATCATCATTTGTCGTTAGCTTCTACGTGCCGAAAGTGAACCAAGCAGACCCTCCACCAGCCAAGGGGCTTCACATTCAGAGATGGAAAGAGACATACGTCGCAGTAAGACAATTTGGAGGGTTCGTTTCTGATGCGACAATTGGAGCTGAGGCTGCCGCGTTGGATGAGAGTGTTTACGACACAAAGTGGGGAGCAGCTATCAGCAAGAGCCGTGGCGCTGGCGGTGCTGCCATTTACACAGTGGCTCAGTACAACTCCCCTTTTGAGTTTGAAGGTCGTGTCAATGAGATTTGGTTCTTGTTTGATATTGAagatgctgctgctgctgctgctgctgctcaGGCTTAG
- the LOC111809924 gene encoding uncharacterized protein LOC111809924 isoform X2: MGNKLGRRRQMVDEKYTRPQGLYNHKEVDHKKLRKLILESKLAPCYPGDEESASDVEECPICFLYYPSLNRSRCCMKSICTECFLQMKVPNSTRPTQCPFCKTSNYAVEYRGVKSKEEKSLEQIEEQRVIEAKIRIRQQELQDDEERMQKRLELSTSNVGTNVEDGEDSPAAVPSSQSPAEDEETVSLQDSCMTQIRSPPPPIPIRSNRDDEFDLDLEDIMVMEAIWLSIQEKGRHKDPVYAEAASSDQYAATEARYISPAAIPLAGTSSSSPSGGLACAIAALAEQQQMGRGPTPTCTNGDSPVFNMLPGATEFYSRMNANEESYPPAQVSINSESYAPAQVSIDTVPDCRMMLTRNEGEWNLDHQSEEAEAGTSYPTSDSTKDNGTECALPTANAMDGGNQTTMPIIPQNFEEQMMLAMAVSLAEAREVCTGPGHSWQQ; this comes from the exons ATGGGTAATAAGCTCGGAAGGCGGAGACAAATGGTTGATGAGAAGTATACAAGGCCTCAAGGGCTTTACAACCATAAAGAAGTGGATCATAAGAAACTTAGGAAACTCATACTTGAATCGAAGCTCGCTCCGTGTTATCCGGGAGATGAAGAATCCGCGTCCGATGTTGAAGAATGCCCCATATGCTTTCTG TATTATCCAAGTCTCAATCGATCGAGATGTTGCATGAAAAGCATTTGTACAG AATGTTTTCTACAGATGAAAGTTCCGAATTCCACCCGGCCTACGCA GTGTCCTTTTTGCAAAACCTCGAATTATGCTGTGGAGTATAGAGGTGTGAaatcaaaagaagagaagagctTGGAGCAAATT GAAGAACAGCGTGTTATAGAAGCAAAGATTAGAATACGACAGCAGGAACTTCAGGATGATGAGGAAAGAATGCAGAAAAGACTTGAATTAAGTACCTCAAATGTCGGTACTAATGTCGAGGACGGTGAAGACAGCCCTGCAGCTG TTCCATCTTCTCAATCTCCTGCCGAAGATGAGGAAACGGTTAGCTTGCAAGATTCTTGTATGACCCAAATCAGATCGCCACCGCCTCCTATTCCTATTAGAAGCAACAG GGATGATGAATTCGACCTCGATCTCGAGGACATAATGGTCATGGAAGCAATCTGGCTCTCGATTCAG GAGAAAGGAAGGCATAAAGATCCAGTGTACGCTGAGGCTGCTTCTTCTGATCAATATGCTGCAACAGAAGCTCGATATATCTCTCCAGCCGCCATTCCGTTAGCTGGAACGTCATCGTCGTCCCCGTCTGGAGGTCTTGCTTGTGCCATAGCTGCTCTTGCAGAGCAGCAGCAGATGGGCAGAGGACCGACACCCACTTGCACGAATGGAGATTCACCCGTCTTCAACATGCTTCCTGGAGCCACGGAGTTTTACAGCAGGATGAATGCCAATGAAGAAAGCTATCCACCCGCGCAAGTCTCGATCAACTCAGAAAGTTACGCACCTGCACAAGTTTCAATCGACACGGTACCAGACTGTAGGATGATGTTAACAAGAAATGAAGGAGAGTGGAATCTTGACCATCAATCAGAAGAAGCTGAAGCTGGGACGAGCTACCCGACATCGGATTCAACCAAAGACAATGGTACTGAATGTGCCTTACCGACAGCCAACGCTATGGACGGTGGAAACCAAACGACAATGCCGATCATTCCTCAGAATTTTGAAGAGCAGATGATGCTCGCCATGGCTGTTTCTCTAGCAGAGGCTCGAGAAGTGTGTACTGGACCAGGTCATTCCTGGCAGCAGTGA
- the LOC111809748 gene encoding gibberellin 2-beta-dioxygenase 1-like, giving the protein MRSSTSMAADSSSSSAAFFSGIPLIDLSAPDAKQLIVKACEELGFFKVVNHGVPMEFISSLELESTKFFSLPLSEKQRAGPPSPFGYGNKQIGCNGDVGWVEYLLLNTHLESNSDGFLSIFGQDPQKLRSAVNDYISAVRNMAGEILELMAEGLMIQQRNVFSKLVMDEESDSVFRVNHYPPCPDLQALKGRNMIGFGEHTDPQIISVLRSNNTSGFQISLADGNWISVPPDHSSFFINVGDSLQVMTNGRFKSVKHRVLTNSSKSRVSMIYFGGPPLSEKIAPLASLMQGEERSLYKEFTWFEYKRSAYNSRLADNRLVPFERIAAS; this is encoded by the exons ATGAGAAGCTCCACGTCCATGGCggctgattcttcttcttcctctgcagCATTCTTCTCTGGGATTCCATTGATAGACCTCTCTGCACCAGATGCTAAACAACTCATTGTCAAAGCTTGTGAAGAACTCGGATTCTTTAAGGTTGTCAACCATGGTGTCCCCATGGAATTCATCTCCTCTCTTGAATTAGAATCCACCAAATTCTTCTCCCTTCCTCTCTCTGAAAAACAGAGAGCTGGCCCTCCTTCCCCTTTTGGCTAtggaaacaaacaaattgGCTGCAATGGCGATGTCGGTTGGGTTGAATATCTCCTCTTGAACACTCATCTCGAATCCAACTCTGATGGGTTCCTCTCCATTTTTGGCCAAGACCCACAAAAACTCCG CTCTGCTGTGAACGATTACATCTCGGCTGTGAGGAACATGGCGGGTGAAATCCTCGAGCTAATGGCGGAAGGGTTGATGATTCAACAACGAAACGTGTTCAGTAAGCTCGTGATGGATGAAGAGAGCGACTCTGTTTTCAGAGTGAACCATTATCCGCCATGTCCAGACCTTCAAGctttaaaaggaagaaacatGATCGGATTTGGAGAACACACAGACCCTCAAATCATTTCAGTTTTGAGATCAAACAACACTTCTGGATTTCAAATCTCTCTCGCAGATGGGAATTGGATATCTGTTCCTCCCGATCACAGCTCCTTCTTCATCAATGTTGGCGACTCTTTACAG GTGATGACTAATGGAAGATTCAAAAGTGTGAAGCATAGAGTTTTGACAAACAGCTCGAAGTCAAGGGTTTCAATGATCTACTTCGGTGGGCCACCGTTGAGTGAAAAGATAGCTCCTTTAGCTTCCCTTAtgcaaggagaagaaagaagtttGTACAAAGAGTTTACATGGTTTGAGTACAAAAGATCAGCTTACAACTCCAGGTTGGCTGACAACAGGCTTGTGCCCTTTGAAAGAATTGCAGCCTCATAA
- the LOC111809924 gene encoding uncharacterized protein LOC111809924 isoform X1, with translation MGNKLGRRRQMVDEKYTRPQGLYNHKEVDHKKLRKLILESKLAPCYPGDEESASDVEECPICFLYYPSLNRSRCCMKSICTECFLQMKVPNSTRPTQCPFCKTSNYAVEYRGVKSKEEKSLEQIEEQRVIEAKIRIRQQELQDDEERMQKRLELSTSNVGTNVEDGEDSPAAVPSSQSPAEDEETVSLQDSCMTQIRSPPPPIPIRSNRTFRDDEFDLDLEDIMVMEAIWLSIQEKGRHKDPVYAEAASSDQYAATEARYISPAAIPLAGTSSSSPSGGLACAIAALAEQQQMGRGPTPTCTNGDSPVFNMLPGATEFYSRMNANEESYPPAQVSINSESYAPAQVSIDTVPDCRMMLTRNEGEWNLDHQSEEAEAGTSYPTSDSTKDNGTECALPTANAMDGGNQTTMPIIPQNFEEQMMLAMAVSLAEAREVCTGPGHSWQQ, from the exons ATGGGTAATAAGCTCGGAAGGCGGAGACAAATGGTTGATGAGAAGTATACAAGGCCTCAAGGGCTTTACAACCATAAAGAAGTGGATCATAAGAAACTTAGGAAACTCATACTTGAATCGAAGCTCGCTCCGTGTTATCCGGGAGATGAAGAATCCGCGTCCGATGTTGAAGAATGCCCCATATGCTTTCTG TATTATCCAAGTCTCAATCGATCGAGATGTTGCATGAAAAGCATTTGTACAG AATGTTTTCTACAGATGAAAGTTCCGAATTCCACCCGGCCTACGCA GTGTCCTTTTTGCAAAACCTCGAATTATGCTGTGGAGTATAGAGGTGTGAaatcaaaagaagagaagagctTGGAGCAAATT GAAGAACAGCGTGTTATAGAAGCAAAGATTAGAATACGACAGCAGGAACTTCAGGATGATGAGGAAAGAATGCAGAAAAGACTTGAATTAAGTACCTCAAATGTCGGTACTAATGTCGAGGACGGTGAAGACAGCCCTGCAGCTG TTCCATCTTCTCAATCTCCTGCCGAAGATGAGGAAACGGTTAGCTTGCAAGATTCTTGTATGACCCAAATCAGATCGCCACCGCCTCCTATTCCTATTAGAAGCAACAG AACTTTCAGGGATGATGAATTCGACCTCGATCTCGAGGACATAATGGTCATGGAAGCAATCTGGCTCTCGATTCAG GAGAAAGGAAGGCATAAAGATCCAGTGTACGCTGAGGCTGCTTCTTCTGATCAATATGCTGCAACAGAAGCTCGATATATCTCTCCAGCCGCCATTCCGTTAGCTGGAACGTCATCGTCGTCCCCGTCTGGAGGTCTTGCTTGTGCCATAGCTGCTCTTGCAGAGCAGCAGCAGATGGGCAGAGGACCGACACCCACTTGCACGAATGGAGATTCACCCGTCTTCAACATGCTTCCTGGAGCCACGGAGTTTTACAGCAGGATGAATGCCAATGAAGAAAGCTATCCACCCGCGCAAGTCTCGATCAACTCAGAAAGTTACGCACCTGCACAAGTTTCAATCGACACGGTACCAGACTGTAGGATGATGTTAACAAGAAATGAAGGAGAGTGGAATCTTGACCATCAATCAGAAGAAGCTGAAGCTGGGACGAGCTACCCGACATCGGATTCAACCAAAGACAATGGTACTGAATGTGCCTTACCGACAGCCAACGCTATGGACGGTGGAAACCAAACGACAATGCCGATCATTCCTCAGAATTTTGAAGAGCAGATGATGCTCGCCATGGCTGTTTCTCTAGCAGAGGCTCGAGAAGTGTGTACTGGACCAGGTCATTCCTGGCAGCAGTGA